The following is a genomic window from Rhodothermus profundi.
GGTAGCAAACTTGGCTTTACCGAGGTGCGCATAGGCTTTGTGCCGGCTATTGTAGCGACGTTTGTGCTGCGCCGGGTAGGGGAGACGGTTGCTCGCGATCTGCTCCTGCGCGGACGACTCATAGAAGCCGAGGAAGCCGTTCGGCTGGGACTTATCCACCAGGTAGTGCCGGGCGAAGCGCTGGACGCTACCGTACAGGCCCTTGCCCGGGAGCTGGCCACGGAAACCAGTCCGTCGGCGGTGGCAATGACGCGCCGGTTGCTGGCAGACCTGCCTGGCTTAAGCCTGGATGCTGCGCTGGCTTATGCCACGCGGGTCAATGCACTGGCGCGCGGGACGGCCGACTGCAAGGCGGGCATTCGTGCGTTTCTGGAAAAACAGGATCCACCCTGGCGTAAACCGGGCGACTGAGCCATGGCGCTGATCCGTCCGTTCTACGATAAACCCTGGCCTGGTGCGTTGCGTCCGGCCGCCCAAGCCCTCTGGCACTGGCATCTGGCGCTTCGCAGACCGAACATGCCGGTCGGGACGGTCGAAGAGCTCCAGGCGTTTCTGGAGATTGAGGCGCGGCGAATGCAGGAAGGAAAAGCGGTTCGGATCGTTCCGGAAGAGATATGGCAGGCCGCCTGGAAGACAGCGGAGCAACACCAGCTTCCTGTTGCGCTGCTGGCTGCGCAGGTGCGCTGGGCGTGGGTATGGAGGGGACCAGCGCGTTTCTCGGAAGCTGCCGTACTGGAGACTTTTCTACACGACTTTGCTGGTGCACATGGACGATTGCTGGCGCGGCTGGCCGGGGTGGGCACGCGTTTCCATGATCCCCAGATTGATGCGCTGGCAGCCGGATTTTTTCTGACAGATCGGCTGACGCGGCTGCCGCGCGATCTGGCCGCCGATCGCCTGTTCATTCCGCTGGATGATCTAGAGCGGGCTGGCGTATCGGTGGAGCTGTTGCAGCGCGGAGCGGACAATCCAGCTGTTCGGCGGTTGCTCTGGAAACAGGTGGTGCGTGCGCGAGAAGCGCTGGCGCGCGGACGCGCCCTGGTACACGAGCTGCCGCGGCGTTACGCTCGGGCACTTCGGCATGAGTGGATGCTGGCTCTGGAAGTGCTGCGCACTATTGAGCGGCGCAACTACGACGTCTGGCGCGGCCCTGTTCATCTCTCCCGCTGGCA
Proteins encoded in this region:
- a CDS encoding phytoene/squalene synthase family protein, coding for MALIRPFYDKPWPGALRPAAQALWHWHLALRRPNMPVGTVEELQAFLEIEARRMQEGKAVRIVPEEIWQAAWKTAEQHQLPVALLAAQVRWAWVWRGPARFSEAAVLETFLHDFAGAHGRLLARLAGVGTRFHDPQIDALAAGFFLTDRLTRLPRDLAADRLFIPLDDLERAGVSVELLQRGADNPAVRRLLWKQVVRAREALARGRALVHELPRRYARALRHEWMLALEVLRTIERRNYDVWRGPVHLSRWQRLQVAYQARFSRVAFRT
- a CDS encoding enoyl-CoA hydratase/isomerase family protein, which codes for MELVHVQIEGPVATLTLNRPEKRNALSGALVTALRQKLTAVADHAEVRVVVLTGAGKVFSAGADLAELARLQTATTEENLADSERLAALFRQLAYYPKPVIARLNGHAIAGGCGLAVACDFAIAAAGSKLGFTEVRIGFVPAIVATFVLRRVGETVARDLLLRGRLIEAEEAVRLGLIHQVVPGEALDATVQALARELATETSPSAVAMTRRLLADLPGLSLDAALAYATRVNALARGTADCKAGIRAFLEKQDPPWRKPGD